Below is a genomic region from Salvelinus sp. IW2-2015 linkage group LG18, ASM291031v2, whole genome shotgun sequence.
ATGAAGTTCAGCACTTCGAACCATGCCACATATTTCAACTTACTAGCCTTTCTGAGCCACCTGAAGGAAAACAATGTTAGTGCTCTTGAGTATCTCCACAAGGCTGAGAGTGCATTGAAGAATAGACAGGATGATACAGAGTTACTGGTAACCTATGCTAACTTTGCATGGGTTCACTATCACTCAGGGAACATGAATGATGTGGATGCCTACATTGGAAAGCTGGAAAACATCAATAAGGGTTTTACGATTGCTATTCRAGGCAGTTTACCTTCAATACATGGTGAGAAGGCTTGGASTTTTCTAAGGCTTGGGGGGCTATTTTACAAGGGGGCAAAGGAGAGCTTTCAGAAAGCTCTTAAGGGAGAACCAGACAATGCATCCTTCAACGTGGGCTATGCCATGGTCCTGTACAGGTTGGAGGGGTTAGCCATGGATGGAACAGAGAGGTTGGCGCATACTGAAGGTGCTACTCAGCTAAGGAAAGCCTTATCCTTAGAGCCCGATAACACTGAAGTCATGGTCCTGCTAGCCCTGCAGCTTCAACACCAAAGTAGACATGAATCCATGAAACTCATCAAAGAGGCCCTCAGACTGTCTCCTGACGTGCCTCACGTCATACGTTACGTGGCTGAGTTTTTCAGTCACGAGAGCATCAATGAGACCCTGGAGGTTCTGAAGAAAGCTGTGAAACTGTCTCCAAACTCCTCCTTCATGCATTACCAAATCGGCCGGTGTCACAAAAATCTGTTCAACCAGATGTCTGAGCAGAAGAGGAAAGGGAGATGGGTCAAACATGCGTGCATGTttcttgtgttatttttttatttttttattgcaacaacaacaaaaaatgacttaGAATGTATTGCTTTAGGAGTTTTTATGTCTTTGGATGTGTCTCCTTTCAGGTAGTTGATTAGATATCTTCACCGACCGTTCATCTGTTGTTGCTCTTGTAACTGGTATTAACATTGTGAAAGAGATAATAAAACATAMTGCCAAAAACGTGATGATTTTGAGCTTGTTGACWTGCTTCTTTCTACTTTGCTCCAAAAACYAACCTAAAGGCCAAATATTAAATCTTCTTATTGTTCCCTCTAAGTATTTCCATGCTGGCACTTTGCCAGACGTTTGGAGGGAGTTGCTGCAAGTTTGACAGTGAGTTGACCTTTCATTTAGTCGAAAAGGAACAATAAGACAATAATATTTTGACATTGTTCACCTTTAAAGATACATTTCTTaactaaataaaacatatttcatgACAGATATTAGTATGTGTAGTGAGTAGGCTGTATATAAAGGGGTAGGCTATGGCTCTGGTGACAGGGACATTGTAGTGCTGACTATCACCATCTGAAGACAGATGTTATGATGGccaacattattccatttattttagaTTTGGGTTTGAAAATACTATTGGGATATAGCCAATTGGCTGAAAATTCCCCTACTTGCATGTTGTATGTAGGCCATAATGCAACTTCCGATGATGTTCACTGTCCTGTTAGAGGATGATTCCCGCAATGACAAGCAGCGCTGCTACACTGGCTTCGGCCTGTTTCTGTTC
It encodes:
- the LOC111978420 gene encoding interferon-induced protein with tetratricopeptide repeats 5-like — protein: MSASVTTDMEVKLKALECHFTWGIEKADIKDRDSLPERLLDRIMKFSTSNHATYFNLLAFLSHLKENNVSALEYLHKAESALKNRQDDTELLVTYANFAWVHYHSGNMNDVDAYIGKLENINKGFTIAIXGSLPSIHGEKAWXFLRLGGLFYKGAKESFQKALKGEPDNASFNVGYAMVLYRLEGLAMDGTERLAHTEGATQLRKALSLEPDNTEVMVLLALQLQHQSRHESMKLIKEALRLSPDVPHVIRYVAEFFSHESINETLEVLKKAVKLSPNSSFMHYQIGRCHKNLFNQMSEQKRKGRWVKHACMFLVLFFYFFIATTTKNDLECIALGVFMSLDVSPFR